The nucleotide window CAGGCCACGGCATGCTCCGGCCGGGCCCCGGGACAGGAGATGATTAGTCCGTGGCCCAGCCTCTGCTGGTGGAACTGAATGGGcacctggggcaaccagggccgGCTGCCCACTTTGGACACGTAGCTGAAGAGGGCCATCACACCCTCCTggatcttcttctttttctcgCAGGGCACCAGGCAGCTCCGAAGCAGCAGCTCGGGGGCGTGGTTGCTGGCCTGGGCCCGGAGCTGCCTGGGCACAGCCCGCGAACCACAGGACACCACGTCGGGCAGTGTCTTGCGGTAGCGGGGGGAGAGGTCTGGGCTCTGCAGGTAACACAGGCCGATGCGCCACTGCTCCCCGCGCACCCCGCAGCGGTCGCAGGGGGTCCACTCCCAGAAGGTGGTGAAGACGTGGAGGCTCCCGCGGTACTCATCGGCGAAGGGCTCCTGGCCCTGGTCCTTGAAGGTGGCCACCATCCCCTCACTGCTTTGGATGTCCACGTCGTAGGCGTAAAAGTAGTCCCCCTTGCGGGTGCCACAGAAATACAAGCCTGAGTCCTCGGGCTGCGCCCGGAAGACCAACAGGCTGAACATACGGATGCTGAAGCGGACCAGCATGTCGCTGCCCACACGAACCTGGGCTGCCTCCGTCAGGACCCGCCCATCAAAGTCCGTCAGCACTTTGGTGTGGCCGCTGCCGAGGTGCTTCTGATAGTACCAGACGACAGCGGACACCTCCTCGGGCTTGCAGTGGCAGGGGAGCTCGAAGCTCATGTCAGCCAGGTAGGCTGCATTGTCAAACATCAGGAAAGCTGGGCAGGGGGTCCTCTGAAAAATGTTCTCCTTCTCCACGATTTCAAAGGCCTGGAGGCTCCCCAACACCCACAGGAGCACAGTGGCCTGGGCCAGGTTCATGCCTGCGCAAGGGAAGAGTCAGAGGGGGAGGGACAAAACCTAGGCACTAAAGGCCTGTGGGGCTTCTAGAAATCACTGCTGGGAGGAGGCATGTATATGAGGAAAGGATTCAGCAGCCGGGAAAAGAAGCAACAATCTGCAGAGGAAGCTGCCACAGGCCAGGCAATTTATTCCCAGTGGAAGTACAAGATGCCCTTCTAACGTTCCAGACGTGATCTTGAGGGAAAACCATTCTAGAACCTGGCCCTTTCTCCCCTTTCTAGAACACTGGCACTCACTCAAGAATGGGTCAGGGGAAGCCAGAATGAGAAGCAAGGGCCCAGGTACCAGGACAGGGAAATCTCTGCCTCTCTGTtccaggccctgccctgcctgcctggTGGAAAGGTCCTCCCTTTGGTTAATCCAGGAGTTGAAGGAAACCCTCCTACCTGCACATCTGGCCATCTGAAGATGCCTGGGAGGCTGGCCAGGACTGAGCTGATGGCTTGGGGCTTTCCCAGGCCCAACCTGCACGGGAACTCAGCCCCTGGAGAAAAATACTGCACCTCAAATGAGGTAGCATTTGATCATTTATTGATTAAATGTCCATTCTGTTGGTTTCCAGTTACAAATACTCTTGTTAAGAGCTATGGAGATCAGTATTAATTTATCATGGAAGATTAACaattttgctttttactttttttgagtGGAGGCTATAACTGGTGGTACCAGTGTTTGGTTGGGTTCGCACCCATCTCTCAGGGCCATGGGCTAGCAGACTGGCAAACTCTAAGGGTGGGAAGCAAAAGTCTTTCAACTTCTTGGGCCCTTGACCATCCTGTGGATCTACACAGTTCAGAATATGGAGCCCCCAAGAGGctggaggaaaagggaaaattcaGTTACTGCTTTTGTTGTGAAAATTCCAAGACCAGAAGGGAATtaggtgtgggcttctcactacaGTCCTGCAGAGCCCTCGAGACAACGAAAAAATGCCTGCAGTGACCACTGGGGGCCTCTGAAGGTAACTGGTCCCATCAGTCCACATGATACAGCCTTAGCAGCTCTTGCAGAAGACTCTCCTCCTCCTGGAGCCCACCAGGCTGCTCCCCCAGACCCCGCCCCTCCAGGCTGGGGGTGCCCATGGCCTGCAGCTTCTGAAACAAGGATCTGCAGCTCTCTCTCTCCGCATGGCTCATCAGGCTCAGGTTCAGGGTGAAGCGGCCAGTGCTGGCCAGGCTGCGCAGGATCCCCAGCACCACCCACCGGTCAGCTGGCCTCACATGATCAGCCAGTGCCATCAGCATCTCCCCTAGAAGTCCAAACCCCACATCCATCTGGAAGAGGCGGCCCAGCTTTGGGCCCCCGAGATGCAGCAGGGCCTCGTAGCGCTCTGGCCCACTCCGCAAGTATCGCCGCCAATCACGGTAGAACTCAGCCGAGGTCTCGGGCTGGAGGAGCGTTTTCTCCTGGATCGCAAATGGAGGAAAGAGAGTACAGAGCTCCTCCAGCTGCTCTGTGACAGAGAGAGTGAGGGGAGCCTGTGGATTTTCATCTGAGCTCTAGTATCACTCTCTGACCACTGGCAAGGCTGCGGTCCCTGTGGGCCTCATTTTCAGACGAGGGAACAagggatgggatggggagggagggtccCAAGGAACCCAGGCTGTGATTTGAGACTCTCAGTTGTACCAGGATTTTCCTACTGATGAATGTAGACATAGCCCTGATCTACAAGACTAAGTCAGAGTTTACTCTGGGCAGGGCAGGAGAGGGGGTAATTGGAAACCtcgggaggagagaaaggaactcAAGATGAGTATTAAGGATCTGACAGGCTAGATCTCCTTCCCAACACTGCCAGAGGATCATAGGCTCTATACCATATAACTCGAGGCAGAGCAACCCAAATCTGATCTGGGAATGGGAACCAAGGACTGACTGACAGGGGCCTGCCGAGCCCACCTTTCTGACTTGTTCTGGTTAGTTTTGGCCTCACCACCTGTTGGTTGCTTTTCTTTCTGGGATTGGAGGCAGAAACCTGCCTCTGTTGGCTTTACatgagaaataaggaaaacataTGTGTTATAAGAAAACAGGGTTGGAGGTTTAAGGCAGAGAATCCTGCTGGGCCTCACCTACCGGGGAGATTTCAGTGGTTTCATCCTGGGAGGGCCTTCCCTGAATAGTGTGACAGTTCCAGGGCACAGTCCTCTTTCCTCCTATCTTGTCCTTCTGCTCCAGCGGCTTCAGATGTGATGCAAGGACAATACCCCTACAGGCAAAGGACAGAGATTAGGGGATGGACCTAATGCTGTCTGTAGGTATGAGGTGGCTGGACTTTGCGTGATACCGGCTGAACCTGTTGGCAGGCCaatatgacaataataataacaacaacagcaacaatagcTGACAGCTTTTGAGCACTTTCCATGTGCCAGATATTGTGCTCAGAATCTTATGTGCAATAACATTTAACATGACAATGGTTACTgtctcttacagatgaggaacagaGGCTCAGATCGGTTAAATAACTTGCACAAGATCACACAGGTAGCAGAAGGTACGGCCAAGATTGAGCCCAGAATTGTCTGACTCCAAGTGCACGCTCTTATCCACTATAGTAAACCATAACAGGAGAGCCTGAGAAAAATGGCAGTAAGCCGACCTGAACTCCTCATAGGAAGCTACCCTCTGTTCCACTGCCCGTAACTTGGCAGCATTTTCCCGTTTGTACTTCTCATCAGCAGTGAGTGCAGCCTGCAGCTCTTTCTCCAAAGCCTTGAAGTCAATGatgtcattccttttcatggcctgTGCCTGGGAAGGCAAAGGGAATGAATGTCAGCAGAGGGTGAATATCAGGGGTGGGGGGTTGCATCTGGATTCTTTGCCAGCCCACAAAATGACCCCAAAGCACTCTGGATACCTAGTCACTTATCTTGAGGGGGGTGTTATAAAAATCTAGTTCTCTATTTTACAGAGGGAAGCTGAGTTGCACAGTGAGGTCTTGCTTAAGATTTGTTGCCACTGAAAATAGTCTTGACTTTCAATTTAGTGCCTTGTCTTAATTTTGCTCTCTgcctctgaaaatatttttttaattgaagtataattgacatccaatgttatattagtttcaggtgtacaacatagtgattcgacatTTATATACGTTACaagatgatcaccacaataagtcttgttaccatctgtcatcatttaaggttattacaatactattgactatattccctattctgtatattacattctcataacatatattttatacctggaagtttgtgCTTCTTAACCTAGTTCATccatcccaccacccccttcccttCTGGCACCACCAgttggttctgttttgtttgttcatttgtgttttagattccacacataagtgaaatcatacagtatttgtctttctctgtctgacttataatATCCTGTAATACTGTATAATaccttagcattttttttttttaaacgttggggtttttttttgtttttttttttaagctgtgttgggtcttcgtttctgtgcgagggctttctctagttgcgggaagcgggggtcactcttcatcgcggtgcacaggcctctcattatcgcggcctctcttgctgcggagcacaggctccagacgcgcaggctcagtagttgtggctcacgggcctagttgttccgtggcatacCTTaacaccctctaggtccatccatgttgttttaaacggcaatttttcattcttttttattctgcctctaaaaatattttagtattggTGCTTTGGCTGAGGAAGCATTTGGATTTCAGAATTCAGTCCCTTCACATTTCCACATGGACTCACTCTATAGCGAGTTGTGATAGAGGCCCTCACACAAAAGCAGAACTATTGTAACCTACTCTTGAGCCCTGGGATAAAATTCCACTCATTGTTaaatgtctttaacgaggaatgATACTTTCCACCCAAACCAGATGCAGTGACTGAGCAGGAAATCAAGTAGAGGTGGCAGAAGAAGGGGCTCAATGATCCCCGTTTCCAAATCCCTCTGTCCAGCCAGGGCTGGAGCACAGATTCCTAGGTTCTTGGGCAACCTCTTTAGCTCTGCCACTGTACTTCTGCAGCCTCCGCATATCTGAGGCTGATTGACCCGTTCTACGCGGAGATCACCTATATGTGCTCTAGTCTTGGCTCTAGCATTTCCTTACTGTGAGACCCCTTTGAACATCAGACTCTTAGTGCACTAAGCTAGATTACGTGGTGAAGTCATCATCAACAGCCTTAGGGCAGGGAAGCTTGACGTCTACAACCAACCCCgtaccctcccccaccaccccaacATGGGTAAGCTTGAAGACCAAGAAGGAGGCTGGGTTGGCCAGGAACTGAACtcaggtgtcctggctcctgtcTAGTTCTGAGCCCTTGCCAGTCACTGAAATAAATAGAACACCTAACCCTCCTGCCCCCTGACCTTCACCCCAGCAGCCAAGGCCCTGGTTTCCTTTCTTTGGGGATCCCCAGTTACCGCCAGACCAAGTCGGCTCAGCGTAGACCACGCCCAGCAGCTGTGGTTGCCCAGCAACTGCTCCAACAGCCTGCCCACGTGACCGCCCCGaaggcccaccccacccccccctcgTCAGGGTGGCCCCGAGGCGCCTGACCAGATTCTCGCCTCCTTGGGCCTTGCTTTCTTTGGAGCAGCCCACGCCTTGGTTTGGGGACCCACAACTCCGCCTCGCATGTCCGCGGCCGGCATTCTTCCGAGCTGGTCCACAGGCAAAGGGCTGTCCTCCGGGGCAGAAACGCGACCGCGGCGTCTGCGGGGTCCTTCCGAACAGCGGGCGCAGGCGGTGCGGCGGCGTGGGACGGAAGTGCGGTCTCCGGCGGCTGACTCGGAGTTTTTGGCTGAGCAGCGAGAGGTGAGCTGACGCGGGTCCACGGCATGGGAAGGTTGCTCCTGTGGGATGGGAAATTAAATAATGTCAGATGTGGAGGAGACGTTATATGCTATCTTCTCctttcactttacagatgggttAATTGAGGCGGGAAAGGGAATGAAagccctcccaccccgccccccacacacaccgaTTCCGGGGTTCCCTCCTgtcgtccttttttttttttttaagctgtagAATTTAAATGGCTAcctttttcatttaaagttaccttttttttttttaaacgttggggtttttttggtttttttttttaagctgtgttgggtcttcgtttctgtgcgagggctttctctagttgcggcaagcgggggccactcttcatcgcggtgcgcgggcctctcattgtcgaggcctctcttgttgcggagcacaggctccagacgcgcagcctcagtagttgtggctcacgggcctagtcgctccgcggcatgtgggatcttcccagaccagggctcgaacccgtgtcccctgcattggcaggcaaattctcaaccactgcgccaccaggggagcccctgtCGTCCATCTTTAAAACCCTTTCCCGGGGCAGGGGTCGTTCTTGCACTGTCCATGCACCTGTCTCACTCCCTCTTCCAACTGTGCCGCCTTCACCCTTTCTCTACCAAGCTCCCTCTGTCCTTACTCTGTATTCCTTGGAGAGCCTGCGTTGTAGCGGGAAGCTGCGGTGAAGTTTGGTACCGAAATTCACTAATTTGTGCAACTGTGGGCAAGTCACCTATCTTCTCTGTGCCTTGTTGGACTCACTCATTtagtcattcagcaaatactgatTGAggttctgttttgtgccaggcaccgttctaagtgaaaaaaaacagtCGTTGCTTAAACTGTAGTTGGAGAGATGACAGTAAACACACGAATAGATACGTGTCAGCTAATgataatgttaataaaaataataaaacaatgaaagTGGGGGTTGGAGAATGTGTGTATGGGTGGAGCTTTTTTTAGAGTGACaagggaaggcttctcagagaaggtgacattttaTATAGTAGAGACCTGGgtgagatgaaggaacaaggtataCATGCCCAAGGGGAGAGCATTTTGGAAGAGAATAGTAAGTGCAGTGACCCTGAagcagaaatgaggtgggttCTTCCTTGAACAGCCTTCTGTAAAAATTTCTGCAGTCATTTCATGGGTGTCTTGGGAGAATGAAATGTGCACAGATGTGGTAGCTCTTTGGAAGTAAAAAGAATCTCTATGCATATGAAAGTTTCcataataatttacatttaattattagTGCTTGGAGCTCTTAATTCTCTATTTTATCCACAGTCAGCACTCAACTGGGGCATTGAGGGAGGTGGAGGGATTAGCCTCATGAAAGAAGTATCAGTATTTCAAAGTTAAACATTCTGTTCAGTTAACATTTATCCAGTTCCTACTTAGGTGAAGCGCTGTCTTGGTCATTGGCAGGTGGGCACAAGGAACACAGGGTTTCTGTATTCAagaatggccaaaaaataatgctagctaacatttattgagcctggAACTGTAATAAATTCTTTACACAGCCTATTTTGCTTAATTCTCATAACACTTTATGCAATGGGGATTAATCACTTTATTTTCCAATTAAAGAAACAAGCTCGGAGAGGTGAAATAACCTGAAATGACATAGTTATTAAGTGACAAAGTTTGGATTCAAATCAAGGTCTTCCAACTCCAGAGCCCTGACCATTAACCTACACTCTGGTCTGTTGCCTATTACTGTAAGCTATAGAGGTGTTGGTGAGGGTAATTAGTACAGTTAACTGCCGTTCATGACAGAATTAAATGCTGATAAAGACACAAAAGGCTACAGCAGTATAGGAGAGTGAGAAATTGAGGCTATAGGAAGGCTTTAAGGAGGTGGTATTTGGCCTGTTACTTTGAATAGAATTTCAATAATTGAAGTGGAGACAACccacaaaatacttattaattacaaagagaaagcAAGTAACTTTACAATGGAAAGGCCTGGTAGGcaccaccataatcaagtggtGAAGTTAACATCACCACTGATGGGACAAATTAAAATCATACGCCACTTGTTAGAAGATGCACTGAAAAgagcacagcatcacttctgtgatattcttgccaaaaaatgcataacctgaatctaatcatgaggaaacattggCAAACTTAAAttaagggacattctacaaactTACTAGCCTgtaatcttcaaaagtgtcaGGTCATATAAGTCAAAGGAAAGACcaaggaactgttccagattgaAAGAGACTAAAGACATGACAGCTAAATGCAAACATGGAATCCTGGATTggctcctttgctgtgcaggagATTATTGAAACAGTCTGTGAAACTTGAATGGGGGCCTGTGGATTAGGTGGTAGTAATATGTCAgtgttttctgattttgatggttgtattgtggttatgtaggagaatgtccttgtttgtaGGAATCACATGCACTaaaagcaggggttggcaaactttgtCTGTCaagggctagatagtaaatattttaggctttgtgggccatatggtctcagTGGCAGCTACTCTGCTCTGCTGTtacagtgtgaaagcagccacggacaatataaaagaatgagcatggctgtgttccaataaagctgtttttatagacgctgaaatttgaatttcatataattaattttcacgtgtcatgaaatattattcttttgatttttttcaactatttaaaaataataaaaaacatctTACCTTCAGGGCTGTATGAAAACTGttggcaggccagatttggccacaGGCTATAGTTTCCCAACTGCTGCACTAAAGTATGAGGAGGTGATGAGACATTGTGTCAGCAacttatttgcaaataatttagGAGAAAGAAAGTTatgtgtactatttttgcaactttctggtatttaattattttaaaattaaaatttgtttagtTTTAGAAAAAAGAAGTGGGTGAAGTATATGTAAACAGAAACAGGAGTGGAACAGACAGGAGGGGAAGGTTCAGGGCTTTGGAGGAGCAGTCAGTGGGTTGATGTAACTGGAGAGGAGATTGTGTGAGGGATATGGTCAACCACAGGCTAGGGCGGAGGTCTTGATTACCTTGCCAGCATCTAACTCTTCTCTTCCTGAATTTTAGCATCATGGATACTGACTTGTATGATGAGTTTGGGAATTATATTGGACCAGAGCTTGAttctgatgaagatgat belongs to Eubalaena glacialis isolate mEubGla1 chromosome 19, mEubGla1.1.hap2.+ XY, whole genome shotgun sequence and includes:
- the FAM187A gene encoding Ig-like V-type domain-containing protein FAM187A, which codes for MNLAQATVLLWVLGSLQAFEIVEKENIFQRTPCPAFLMFDNAAYLADMSFELPCHCKPEEVSAVVWYYQKHLGSGHTKVLTDFDGRVLTEAAQVRVGSDMLVRFSIRMFSLLVFRAQPEDSGLYFCGTRKGDYFYAYDVDIQSSEGMVATFKDQGQEPFADEYRGSLHVFTTFWEWTPCDRCGVRGEQWRIGLCYLQSPDLSPRYRKTLPDVVSCGSRAVPRQLRAQASNHAPELLLRSCLVPCEKKKKIQEGVMALFSYVSKVGSRPWLPQVPIQFHQQRLGHGLIISCPGARPEHAVAWDKDHQYLYRTQYLKGVNWSMRVFIDHGNHLHIRFTQLEDRGIYYCWRQGVRIAGFRLGVTSRGRYPVSFSNPEIRAALVLTLIGYLLITAVFITIHLCRCCCYLFRCCPNFSP
- the CCDC103 gene encoding coiled-coil domain-containing protein 103 isoform X1, giving the protein MDGPRGCYSQAQAMKRNDIIDFKALEKELQAALTADEKYKRENAAKLRAVEQRVASYEEFRGIVLASHLKPLEQKDKIGGKRTVPWNCHTIQGRPSQDETTEISPEKTLLQPETSAEFYRDWRRYLRSGPERYEALLHLGGPKLGRLFQMDVGFGLLGEMLMALADHVRPADRWVVLGILRSLASTGRFTLNLSLMSHAERESCRSLFQKLQAMGTPSLEGRGLGEQPGGLQEEESLLQELLRLYHVD
- the CCDC103 gene encoding coiled-coil domain-containing protein 103 isoform X2, yielding MKRNDIIDFKALEKELQAALTADEKYKRENAAKLRAVEQRVASYEEFRGIVLASHLKPLEQKDKIGGKRTVPWNCHTIQGRPSQDETTEISPEKTLLQPETSAEFYRDWRRYLRSGPERYEALLHLGGPKLGRLFQMDVGFGLLGEMLMALADHVRPADRWVVLGILRSLASTGRFTLNLSLMSHAERESCRSLFQKLQAMGTPSLEGRGLGEQPGGLQEEESLLQELLRLYHVD